One window of Treponema denticola genomic DNA carries:
- a CDS encoding TraR/DksA family transcriptional regulator, whose amino-acid sequence MKKKFIEEMKEYLLKEREEILASLQRNDEEYAETLANSIPKDFADLASYSTDRDMLEFIGENNVKKLQKIDSALERIREGKYGKCITCKDQIPEDRLKALPYALKCIQCQAKSEKKMRP is encoded by the coding sequence ATGAAAAAGAAGTTTATTGAGGAAATGAAAGAATATTTGCTAAAAGAGAGGGAGGAAATACTCGCTTCATTGCAGAGAAATGATGAAGAGTATGCAGAAACCTTAGCAAACAGCATCCCCAAAGACTTTGCAGATTTGGCCTCATATAGTACCGACAGAGATATGCTCGAATTTATCGGAGAAAATAATGTAAAAAAACTGCAAAAGATTGATTCTGCATTGGAAAGAATACGGGAAGGCAAATACGGAAAATGTATTACCTGCAAGGACCAGATACCTGAAGACAGACTAAAGGCCCTGCCCTACGCTTTAAAATGCATTCAATGTCAAGCAAAATCCGAAAAAAAGATGCGTCCTTAA
- the infA gene encoding translation initiation factor IF-1, translated as MAKEEAIEVEGIVKESLPNTMFRVELKNGHVILAHLSGKMRKHYIKIVPGDTVKVALSPYDLTRGRIIFRER; from the coding sequence GTGGCTAAGGAAGAAGCAATTGAAGTTGAAGGTATTGTTAAGGAGTCTCTTCCCAATACTATGTTTAGGGTTGAGTTAAAAAACGGTCATGTTATTTTGGCTCATTTATCCGGAAAGATGCGGAAGCATTATATTAAAATCGTACCGGGAGATACGGTAAAAGTTGCCTTATCCCCCTATGACTTGACAAGAGGCCGAATTATCTTCAGAGAAAGATAA
- a CDS encoding DnaJ domain-containing protein: protein MENYYSILNVSNNADEDQIKQAYRTLAMKYHPDKNPDNKAAEEKFKHISEAYSVLSDPQRRRDYDLGTSTPFNSSEKTYTYGQNTNPFGDDIFSSNWWKNWRNIRSENAKKREKISRSEAFKILISGILLTIVGLLLFKSIIFLGILGFLLALSLVAEGVLRIRKGYMAIFD from the coding sequence GTGGAAAATTATTACAGTATACTGAATGTCTCTAATAATGCTGATGAAGACCAAATTAAACAGGCATATAGAACCTTGGCTATGAAGTATCATCCCGACAAAAACCCGGATAACAAGGCAGCTGAAGAGAAATTTAAGCATATAAGCGAGGCTTATTCCGTGCTCTCCGACCCTCAAAGACGAAGAGACTACGACCTCGGTACATCAACCCCCTTTAACTCTTCAGAGAAAACCTATACTTACGGTCAAAACACAAATCCCTTTGGAGACGACATTTTCAGCTCTAATTGGTGGAAAAATTGGAGAAATATCCGAAGCGAAAATGCAAAGAAAAGAGAAAAAATTAGCCGAAGTGAAGCCTTTAAGATACTTATAAGCGGCATACTACTGACAATAGTAGGTCTCCTGCTATTTAAGAGTATTATCTTTTTAGGAATTTTGGGTTTTCTCTTAGCCTTATCCCTTGTTGCAGAGGGAGTTCTCCGAATAAGGAAAGGCTATATGGCGATATTCGATTAG